In Miscanthus floridulus cultivar M001 chromosome 5, ASM1932011v1, whole genome shotgun sequence, one genomic interval encodes:
- the LOC136453598 gene encoding NAC domain-containing protein 90-like, translating to MAGGLPPGYRFYPTEEELISFYLRNKLDNLRDDIERVIPVVDVYSVDPWQLPGIREMLRGGGAGEGEQWFYFYPRQEREARGGRPSRTTPSGYWKAAGTPGVLYSTADHDRRAIGMKKTLVFYRGRAPSGTKTKWKMNEYRALQYEAPVPGPGSAAVGVGVGTDGSSSSSSSSAHHHAAAVPVPPPPNVTPQPQLQPRGEFSLCRLYTKSGSLRQFDRRPLAAAGGGVVPGEDPAGPSTAVAASPPDDDDGSGSSSMQQQQLTERGANDPYGDDDVAVTTEREGAHDPFGDDVAILDALLYWPRD from the exons ATGGCGGGCGGCCTGCCCCCAGGGTACCGCTTCTACCCGACGGAAGAGGAGCTGATATCCTTCTACCTGCGCAACAAGCTGGACAACCTCCGCGACGACATCGAGCGCGTCATCCCCGTCGTCGACGTCTACTCCGTCGACCCCTGGCAGCTCCCAG GGATTCGCGAGatgctgcgcggcggcggcgccggggagGGGGAGCAGTGGTTCTACTTCTACCCGCGGCAGGAGCGGGAGGCGCGGGGTGGGCGGCCCAGCCGGACGACGCCGTCGGGGTACTGGAAGGCCGCGGGCACGCCCGGGGTCCTCTACTCTACCGCCGATCACGACCGCCGCGCCATCGGGATGAAGAAGACCCTGGTGTTCTACCGCGGCCGCGCGCCGTCGGGGACCAAGACCAAGTGGAAGATGAACGAGTACAGGGCGCTCCAGTACGAAGCCCCCGTCCCCGGCCCCGGCTCCGCCGCCGTCGGAGTTGGAGTCGGAACTGACgggtcctcgtcgtcgtcgtcgtctagcgcccaccaccacgccgccgccgtacccgtaccaccaccaccaaacgtTACCCCGCAGCCGCAG TTGCAGCCGAGGGGCGAGTTTAGCCTGTGTCGACTCTACACCAAATCTGGGAGCCTGAGACAGTTTGACCGGCGGCCGCTCGCAGCTGCGGGAGGCGGCGTCGTCCCTGGCGAGGACCCGGCGGGGCCGTCCACGGCAGTCGCCGCGTCGCCGCCGGATGATGACGATGGCTCCGGCAGCAGCTCCATGCAACAGCAGCAGCTGACGGAGAGAGGTGCCAACGATCCATACGGTGACGACGACGTGGCGGTGACGACGGAGAGAGAAGGTGCCCACGATCCTTTCGGTGACGACGTGGCCATCTTGGATGCCCTTTTATACTGGCCTAGAGACTAG